In the Quercus lobata isolate SW786 chromosome 5, ValleyOak3.0 Primary Assembly, whole genome shotgun sequence genome, one interval contains:
- the LOC115991044 gene encoding uncharacterized protein LOC115991044 produces MAIHSQNETLMCKVFSFNLGPVVMRWFNSLKTDSIDSYKQLTQAFGSRFITNSKALLPLSSLFSLSMHEGETLKAYSDRYWEMYNKMDDNFDDVAISTFKSNLPTEHGLRKSLTGKLVTNIRQLMDWIDKYKRIEEDQLQGKGKEKIIPQKRNDFRSKRYNNNHPRRDFVGQSGSANTQMVNAVFREPVHQVLEKVKNEPFFK; encoded by the coding sequence ATGGCCATCCACTCTCAGAACGAaaccttgatgtgcaaggttttcTCATTCAACCTAGGACCCGTAgtgatgaggtggttcaacagcTTGAAAACGGACTCCATAGATTCCTACAAGCAGCTCACCCAAGCCTTTGGCTCTCGTTTCATTACGAACAGCAAGGCTCTTCTGCCTCTGAGTTCATTATTCTCATTATCCATGCATGAGGGAGAAACTTTAAAAGCATACTCGGACAGATATTGGGAAATGTACAACAAGATGGACGACAACTTTGACGACGTCGCCATCAGTACTTTTAAAAGCAATCTCCCCACCGAGCACGgtttgaggaaatccttgactgGCAAGCTTGTCACCAACATCCGTCAACTTATGGACTGGATTGATAAATACAAAAGAATAGAAGAGGACCAGctacaagggaaaggaaaggagaagatcatccCCCAAAAGAGGAATGATTTCAGGTCGAAACGATACAATAATAACCATCCGAGAAGAGATTTCGTAGGGCAATCAGGATCAGCCAACACGCAGATGGTTAATGCTGTATTTAGAGAACCGGTACACCAAGTTTTAGAGAAAGTCAAGAATGAGCCATTCTTCAAGTAG